The genomic stretch GAAGTGCATAGCGGTGTGCCAGTGCCGGATCGAGCTCGGCAACAAACCTATCCTGAGTAACCTTGAAGCCGGCTGCCTCCAGCTTGGAAGCGTAGTCGCGCCCGTAGAGGCGAACGTGGTCGCGCTGCCAGTAGTGCTTTTCGCGAAGTGCAGGGGTGTTAAAGGCTGGATCCTCCAGCGTTGTTTCACGGGTGTAGTCCACAGGAACCTGAAAAATACCCCAACCTCCCGGCTTCATCACCCGAAAGAATTCACGCATGGCTAAGTCGGCCTCGTCCACGTGCTCTAGCACATGGTTGCAAATGATGGCCTCGAAGGTGTTGTCGTCGAAGGGGATTTTTCGGATATCCATCTTCACGTCGGCCCAGGGCGAAATGAGGTCGCCGGTGATGTAATCAATGTTCTTTTGGTTCTTAAACCGCTTGATAAAGCAGTATTCGGGAGCAACGTGGAGCAGCTTCACCTCCACGGTAAAGAGGTTCGTCTTGGTTTTTAGGTAGAGCCACAGCAGCCGATGACGTTCCAGCGAAAGCGAACCTGGTGCCAAGGCGTTTGCTCTGCTGCTAACCCTGCCGTAGGGAAGCAGCCGGCGGTATGTTCTTCCATCAATGGGATCTTCAAACTTGTTCCCACGCATAAAAAATCCGACAATCTGCAGCATTTTGTGCGCCACCAGCTGAAGGATGTGGCGGGGAATAAATCGGGTTATAAAGCTAATTAGGTGCTTCATTATGGGGAGAGAAAGGTTAGAAGTTAAAGGTTAAAAGAATTCACTACACACAGTTCACTATTGCCTTCGGCGACCTCTCCGGCAGATGCCGGATCGGTTCACAGATTACTATTCACCAATTACTCTTTCAGCAAATTTTCAATATTCTCAATGTAGTCGAGGGAGTCGTCGATAAAGAAGGCCAGCTCGGGCACTATGCGCAGCTGGTTTTTCACCCGCTTACCCAGCTCGTGACGAATTTGCTTAGTGTGGGTTCTAATCAGTGCTAAGGTAGCATCTTTGTCGTTGCTGGGAAATATGCTGAGGAAGGTTTTGGCAAAGCTGAGGTCGGGGCTAACCCTTACGCTGGTAACGGTAACCATCTTTCCGAAAAATAGCGCCTGTCCCTCCTTCTGAATAATTTCACCTAGGTCGCGCTGTAGTTGGCGGGCTACTTTCTCTTGTCGTGTCGAAGTCATCTCGTTTTTATTTTAGTAGGCAAAGGTAATACATTGATTACGAATTCCCATTGGAGACTTGGTTGGGGTGGAAAAAAGAGCGACATTTGAACACTTTTTTTTGACAAGTGACAGGAACCCTTAGCTACTTAAGCCTTTTCGTTGTTTCCTTTGGTGCGGCAACCATTATTCCAATGGGCAGTGAGCCGCTCTTTGGCTATCTGGTAGTTGCTGGTTGGGATGCCACACTTCTCGTGCTGGTGGCCTCAATAGGTAACTGGCTTGGGGGACTTACCACCTACCTCCTTGGCTTTCTGGGTAAATGGGAAACGCTTACACGCCTCTTTCGGGTAAACCCTTCCGATGCAGAGCGTTGGCGGGAGCGAGTTGCCCGAAAAGGACCGTGGTTTGCACTGCTCTGCTGGGTTCCGTTTATTGGAGACCTTATTGCTCTTGCGCTGGGGTTAGCTAGGGCAAAGCCTTTTCCAGTTGCTCTATTTATGCTCGTAGGAAAATTTGTGCGTTATGTGCTGCTTGCTTTTATTATTCTATATTATTCTTGAAAGTGTTGAAAATGGAGGGATTCTGAAGTAATCAATGCCATTAGATAAGCTAACGTGGTTGAAATGGGGTAAGAGTCAAGTCATCCTGATGATAAAAGCAAAAATTAATGACGCGGCAACTCCTCCGATGATAGCCAAATGCTGAAGTGCTAATTCGCTAAATTCCTAACTGCCTATCTCTTTTCATTCTCTTTTGTTACTTTTGTCACCTATTGACAATTCTTCTGGAATAATCACGAGAGAAAAACATATACAATGGAAACTGTTGTTAGCGGCATAAGGTCGACCGGTAACTTGCACTTGGGCAACTACTTTGGAGCATTGAAGAACTTTATTGAGATGCAGCACCATAACCACTGCTTCTTCTTTATCGCCGATTTTCACATGCTCACCACTCACCCTCACCCCGACGATTTGCACGGCAATGTGAAGCAGGTATTGTCGGAGTATTTAGCGGCAGGGCTCGATCCCGAAGTGGCCACCATATACCGCCAAAGCGACATCCATGAAATTCCAGAACTATACCTACTAATAAACATGAACGCCTACATTGGTGAGCTGGAGCGCACAGCATCGTTCAAGGATAAGGTTCGCAAAAATCCGGAGAATGTAAATGCGGGATTACTCACCTATCCGGTTCTTATGGCTGCAGATATCATGATACATAGGGCCTCGAAGGTACCAGTTGGGAAGGATCAAGAGCAGCACCTTGAGATGACGCGTAAGTATGCTCGCCGCTTTAACACCATATACAATGTTGACTATTTTCCGGAACCAGTTCCCTACAACTTTGGCAGGGAGCTAGTGAAAATTCCGGGGTTGGATGGTTCAGGCAAAATGGGCAAGAGCGAGGGTAACGGTATTTTCCTCTGCGATGCACCAGAGGTGATACGCAAAAAGGTTATGAAGGCTGTAACCGATACCGGCCCAACCCAACCTAACTCTCCGATTAGTGAGCCTGTACAGAACATTTTCACCATCATGGAGGTTGTGTCAGCACCAGATACGCTTAGCTATTTTAAGGAGAAGTACGCCGATTGTTCTATTCGTTACGGTGATCTTAAGAAGCAGCTGGCGGAGGATATTATTAAGGTTATTTCTCCCATCGGTGAGCGTATTAAGGAGATTTCGGCAAACGACGCCTACCTCAAGAAGGTGGTAAACGAGGGAGCCGAAAAGGCGCGAGTGAGCGCACAGAAAACGCTTTATGATGTTCGTGAGGCCATGGGATTTAAACCATTTTAGGGAAGGGAAACTGTTTTGCAACGCGCACTGGTAACCGGAGGAACGGGCATGCTTGGCAGCCATCTTATTCTATCGCTCTTGGAGCGAGGAGATGAGGTTACCGCCATTGTACGTAGCAAGGAAAGCATTGAAAAGGTTAAGCATATTTTTCGCTTCTACCGTAGCGAAGGTGTCGATGAGCTCGTTGAGCGAGTAAGATGGGTTGAGGGTAGCCTTGCCTGCTATACTTTTGTGGAAGAGCTTATTGTCCAATGCGATTTATTATACCACTGCGCCGCCACTCTTTCGTTTAGTCCACTTCGGAAAAATGAGGTAATTCAGTTCAATACTGAGATAACCGCCAA from Williamwhitmania sp. encodes the following:
- a CDS encoding class I SAM-dependent methyltransferase, with product MKHLISFITRFIPRHILQLVAHKMLQIVGFFMRGNKFEDPIDGRTYRRLLPYGRVSSRANALAPGSLSLERHRLLWLYLKTKTNLFTVEVKLLHVAPEYCFIKRFKNQKNIDYITGDLISPWADVKMDIRKIPFDDNTFEAIICNHVLEHVDEADLAMREFFRVMKPGGWGIFQVPVDYTRETTLEDPAFNTPALREKHYWQRDHVRLYGRDYASKLEAAGFKVTQDRFVAELDPALAHRYALPLDEIVYFCQKPS
- the trpS gene encoding tryptophan--tRNA ligase — protein: METVVSGIRSTGNLHLGNYFGALKNFIEMQHHNHCFFFIADFHMLTTHPHPDDLHGNVKQVLSEYLAAGLDPEVATIYRQSDIHEIPELYLLINMNAYIGELERTASFKDKVRKNPENVNAGLLTYPVLMAADIMIHRASKVPVGKDQEQHLEMTRKYARRFNTIYNVDYFPEPVPYNFGRELVKIPGLDGSGKMGKSEGNGIFLCDAPEVIRKKVMKAVTDTGPTQPNSPISEPVQNIFTIMEVVSAPDTLSYFKEKYADCSIRYGDLKKQLAEDIIKVISPIGERIKEISANDAYLKKVVNEGAEKARVSAQKTLYDVREAMGFKPF
- a CDS encoding YqaA family protein translates to MTGTLSYLSLFVVSFGAATIIPMGSEPLFGYLVVAGWDATLLVLVASIGNWLGGLTTYLLGFLGKWETLTRLFRVNPSDAERWRERVARKGPWFALLCWVPFIGDLIALALGLARAKPFPVALFMLVGKFVRYVLLAFIILYYS
- the rbfA gene encoding 30S ribosome-binding factor RbfA; amino-acid sequence: MTSTRQEKVARQLQRDLGEIIQKEGQALFFGKMVTVTSVRVSPDLSFAKTFLSIFPSNDKDATLALIRTHTKQIRHELGKRVKNQLRIVPELAFFIDDSLDYIENIENLLKE